The Rhodanobacteraceae bacterium genome window below encodes:
- a CDS encoding PspA/IM30 family protein: protein MAIVNRITRLFAADAHAVLDRLEEPEAQLRQAIREMEAACTRQTLALKQLQAERAQVQSRSNEIRQALVAINEEIELSFQADNQPLIRRSLRRRLEGERLIQMLQQRLCRLDEHVAEQTPLVEQQRQRLEAMRQKAALYDTDCASPAVESSRWSAEDICISEADIDLALLREQQARRSS from the coding sequence ATGGCGATCGTCAACCGAATCACCCGCTTGTTCGCGGCCGATGCCCACGCCGTGCTGGATCGACTGGAAGAACCTGAGGCCCAGTTGCGCCAGGCCATCCGCGAGATGGAAGCGGCCTGCACACGACAAACCCTGGCGCTGAAGCAACTGCAGGCAGAACGCGCGCAAGTCCAGAGCCGCAGCAATGAAATCCGGCAGGCGCTGGTTGCGATCAATGAGGAGATCGAGCTCAGTTTCCAGGCCGACAACCAGCCTTTGATCCGCCGCTCGCTGCGACGTCGTCTGGAGGGCGAGCGTCTGATCCAGATGCTGCAGCAGCGCCTGTGCCGGCTGGACGAACACGTCGCCGAGCAAACGCCGCTGGTCGAGCAGCAGCGCCAGCGTCTGGAGGCCATGCGCCAGAAGGCCGCCCTCTACGACACCGACTGCGCCAGTCCTGCAGTTGAATCGTCCCGCTGGAGCGCTGAGGACATCTGCATCAGCGAAGCCGACATCGACCTGGCGCTGCTGCGCGAGCAGCAGGCCCGGAGGTCGTCATGA